One genomic window of Gracilinema caldarium DSM 7334 includes the following:
- a CDS encoding glycosyltransferase gives MLVIFTIFFFIIFVGLHLVLMAGLYLEYRRDLSARNNVLTGTISVSIIIPVHNEANRISALLKSLLKQDYPLIELLFIDDRSTDETASIIHEFSKQFNLEGHLCRLLQLTENPGPNYKQFGLIKGFEAAAGELVLLTDADCELPTTWVSGMVKRMSNLNTGLVIGPVFKKTPQASFLYKTQAFDHVVRYGYLAASTAIGAPGGGFGNNMAVRKSVLDAAGGYGAVPFSVTEDAALISFINQKTPCKIRASLGPDIHVLTETEPTWKQFFIQGLRWTKGGIFSPDRSTRLSFNMLMLMISLGMVALPLLVLESLLWPLPVAVWVAMSMNTIAAIVISGEHLKDLRPIDFLIQIFIIPMLNVVLTLMVLLRLPVYWKGKKV, from the coding sequence ATGCTGGTGATTTTTACTATCTTTTTTTTCATCATTTTTGTTGGTCTTCATTTGGTGCTTATGGCAGGTCTCTATCTGGAATATCGCAGAGACCTGAGTGCGCGCAACAACGTACTAACTGGAACCATATCAGTTTCTATAATTATTCCGGTTCACAACGAAGCAAACCGGATTTCTGCGCTTCTAAAATCGCTTTTAAAGCAGGATTATCCTCTTATAGAGCTGCTTTTTATAGATGACCGATCGACCGATGAAACAGCTTCTATAATTCATGAATTTAGTAAACAATTTAATCTCGAAGGTCATTTGTGTCGATTACTACAGCTTACTGAAAATCCGGGGCCCAATTATAAACAGTTTGGTTTGATCAAGGGGTTTGAAGCAGCTGCTGGAGAACTGGTATTGCTGACCGATGCGGATTGTGAACTGCCAACAACCTGGGTTAGTGGAATGGTTAAGCGTATGTCTAATCTGAATACAGGCCTTGTTATTGGCCCGGTTTTTAAAAAAACACCTCAAGCGTCCTTTCTTTATAAAACCCAGGCGTTCGATCATGTGGTTCGGTATGGATATTTAGCAGCTTCCACAGCTATTGGAGCTCCTGGTGGCGGCTTTGGAAATAATATGGCGGTAAGGAAGTCTGTATTAGATGCTGCTGGTGGTTATGGTGCAGTCCCTTTCAGTGTTACCGAAGATGCAGCGCTGATTTCCTTTATCAACCAGAAAACTCCCTGTAAAATCAGGGCTAGCCTGGGTCCTGATATTCATGTGCTCACTGAAACTGAACCGACATGGAAACAATTTTTTATTCAGGGTCTCCGCTGGACAAAAGGAGGTATTTTTAGTCCCGATAGGTCAACCAGACTTTCTTTTAACATGCTTATGTTGATGATAAGTCTCGGAATGGTAGCCCTTCCGTTACTTGTTTTGGAAAGCCTGCTTTGGCCCCTGCCGGTGGCCGTGTGGGTTGCTATGTCGATGAATACCATTGCAGCGATTGTCATTTCAGGAGAACATTTAAAAGACCTGCGTCCTATAGATTTCCTTATACAGATTTTCATTATTCCTATGTTGAATGTTGTGTTGACCCTGATGGTTCTACTCCGCTTGCCTGTCTATTGGAAGGGCAAAAAAGTTTAA
- a CDS encoding ParA family protein: MGRIFVFVNQKGGVGKTTSAINIGAYLAEAGQRVLLVDFDSQANLTSGVGADGSKPGIYELISGKNSATEVIQETSVRNLFVIPASIDLSGAAVELVEQEDRDYYLKRSLDSLRDQYDFILIDCPPSLGILTLNGLVAADGVLIPLQCEYFALEGLSLLLQTIKRIQKGLNPHLDIAGIFFTMYDQRTKLAQDVVRQVTAYFKDRVFKTIIPRNVRLSEAPSHGIPISQYDALCVGARSYKSLAEEVLNRGR; encoded by the coding sequence ATGGGACGGATTTTTGTATTTGTAAATCAAAAAGGCGGAGTAGGAAAAACCACTTCAGCCATCAATATTGGCGCATACCTGGCAGAAGCTGGACAACGGGTACTGCTCGTAGACTTTGACTCCCAAGCTAACCTTACTAGCGGTGTTGGAGCCGATGGGAGCAAGCCTGGGATATATGAACTGATATCCGGAAAAAACAGCGCCACCGAAGTCATTCAGGAAACCTCGGTTCGAAACCTTTTTGTTATTCCAGCTTCGATTGACCTTTCAGGGGCTGCGGTTGAATTAGTAGAACAGGAAGACCGGGATTACTATCTAAAACGTTCCCTGGATAGTCTGCGGGATCAGTATGATTTTATCTTGATTGATTGTCCCCCATCCCTTGGAATTTTAACCCTCAACGGGTTAGTTGCCGCCGATGGGGTACTGATACCGCTACAATGCGAGTATTTTGCCCTAGAAGGACTTTCTCTACTCCTCCAAACCATTAAACGCATCCAGAAGGGGCTGAATCCCCATTTAGATATTGCAGGTATATTTTTTACCATGTATGACCAGCGAACCAAGCTAGCTCAGGATGTGGTCCGACAGGTAACCGCCTATTTTAAGGACCGGGTCTTTAAGACTATTATTCCACGAAATGTCCGACTTTCTGAAGCACCTTCCCATGGCATCCCGATATCCCAATACGATGCCCTCTGCGTAGGAGCCCGCAGTTACAAAAGTCTCGCCGAGGAGGTACTGAACCGTGGCCGCTAA
- a CDS encoding response regulator, whose product MSTILIIDDDSTIQDVAEAILKNQGHTVLKALDTLQAERYLSSSCIDLILLDIVLPGQGGLEYLMDIRNRHPNIAVIVMSGKVRTDLLPVKKLAQQFGAVCILSKPFTAPELIESVTAALKSSCN is encoded by the coding sequence ATGAGTACCATACTAATTATAGACGATGACAGCACCATTCAGGATGTGGCTGAAGCAATCCTTAAAAACCAGGGGCATACCGTCTTAAAAGCTCTCGACACCCTGCAAGCTGAACGTTATTTATCCTCATCATGTATAGATCTTATTCTGCTTGATATTGTGTTACCCGGTCAAGGCGGCCTGGAATACCTCATGGATATCAGGAATCGGCATCCAAACATTGCTGTTATTGTTATGTCTGGTAAGGTGCGAACGGACCTCTTACCGGTAAAAAAGCTGGCCCAGCAATTTGGCGCCGTCTGTATTCTTTCAAAACCCTTTACAGCACCAGAATTGATTGAATCTGTAACAGCTGCTCTGAAAAGCAGCTGTAATTAA
- a CDS encoding Cof-type HAD-IIB family hydrolase produces MHEIKLLALDLDDTLLREDLTISFHTKNVLKRVEAAGVIVMLASGRSPAAMDRYARDLGLHKRPGYLVCNNGTTILESHTGTVIKEFFLPMEAALAVYDLVDAEGFPVQIYDEGTIYVSRRNEYADIDQKLTGQRQVVVDNFRSFLAAGAQKMVVPGDPALLRPLETILKTFIGDRVTIFTSKPYFLEILPPATGKGEALAIVAQLLGIDRSQVMAIGDSMNDESMIRWAGFGVAMANGDPRIKAIAKAITNKTNEEDGVAEFVEQYILKGQDHAG; encoded by the coding sequence ATGCATGAAATTAAGCTGTTAGCTCTGGATCTGGATGACACGCTTCTTCGTGAAGATTTAACCATATCGTTTCATACAAAAAATGTCTTAAAACGAGTAGAAGCAGCGGGGGTTATTGTTATGCTTGCCTCTGGCCGATCCCCTGCAGCGATGGACCGTTATGCCCGGGATCTGGGCTTGCATAAACGGCCGGGGTATCTCGTTTGCAATAATGGCACCACTATCTTGGAAAGTCACACCGGTACAGTAATTAAGGAATTTTTTCTTCCTATGGAAGCTGCTCTTGCAGTTTATGATCTAGTCGATGCGGAAGGTTTTCCAGTACAGATCTATGATGAAGGAACAATTTATGTATCCCGCCGGAATGAATATGCAGATATTGATCAAAAACTGACCGGTCAGCGGCAGGTTGTGGTTGATAATTTTAGGAGTTTCCTCGCTGCGGGGGCTCAAAAAATGGTTGTTCCTGGAGATCCTGCCTTATTGCGTCCTCTGGAAACGATACTAAAGACTTTTATTGGGGATCGGGTGACTATTTTTACCAGTAAGCCCTATTTCCTTGAAATTCTTCCTCCTGCCACCGGTAAAGGCGAAGCTCTGGCAATAGTGGCACAGTTACTTGGAATTGACCGTAGTCAGGTTATGGCCATTGGAGACAGCATGAATGATGAGAGTATGATTCGTTGGGCTGGTTTTGGAGTAGCCATGGCAAATGGGGATCCGAGAATAAAGGCTATTGCAAAGGCAATAACTAACAAGACTAATGAAGAAGATGGGGTAGCTGAATTTGTAGAACAGTATATCCTTAAGGGGCAGGACCATGCAGGATGA
- a CDS encoding TrpB-like pyridoxal phosphate-dependent enzyme, producing the protein MSIHDKKPYGPIRVVLSEDEMPRQWYNLAADFKTPMLPPLGPDGKPVTPDMLSAIFPAPLIEQEVSQERWIDIPEPVLEILSRWRPSPLHRAVALERALGTPARIYFKNESVSPAGSHKPNTAVAQAYYNKISGVKKLTTETGAGQWGSALAFSCALMGMECKIYMVKVSFEQKPFRKLMMQTWGGTCIPSPSPYTEAGRSVLAKDPNCPGSLAIAISEAVEEAVSDKTGSTKYALGSVLNHVMLHQTIIGQEVKAQLAKIGERTPDSVIACVGGGSNFAGLAFPFVKDKIEGANIDIIAVEPASCPTLTKGVFAYDLGDMSGMTPLLPMHTLGHEFIAPTIHAGGLRYHGMAPLVSKAVLDGLVEPRSVHQLECYDAAVTFARTEGIIAAPESSHAIAMAIREAKQAKEEGKEKVIVFGLSGHGLMDLAGYEKYFAGQLQDYEFSGEDLENSLKCIQSFPKPPAAVAR; encoded by the coding sequence ATGTCTATCCACGATAAAAAACCCTATGGACCAATCCGGGTGGTGCTTTCGGAAGATGAAATGCCCCGCCAGTGGTACAATCTGGCGGCGGATTTCAAAACCCCCATGCTGCCTCCCCTGGGGCCCGATGGAAAGCCCGTAACACCGGATATGCTTTCCGCTATTTTTCCAGCCCCCCTTATTGAGCAGGAAGTGTCCCAGGAGCGCTGGATTGATATACCTGAACCGGTGCTGGAGATTTTGTCCCGCTGGCGGCCGTCGCCTTTGCATCGGGCGGTAGCCCTTGAGCGGGCCTTAGGTACCCCAGCCAGGATTTATTTTAAAAATGAAAGCGTATCCCCCGCAGGAAGTCACAAGCCAAACACGGCGGTCGCCCAGGCCTATTACAATAAAATATCGGGAGTTAAAAAACTAACAACTGAAACAGGGGCTGGCCAATGGGGAAGTGCCCTGGCCTTCTCCTGTGCCCTCATGGGTATGGAATGTAAAATTTACATGGTTAAGGTAAGCTTTGAGCAGAAGCCCTTCCGTAAATTGATGATGCAGACCTGGGGCGGCACCTGTATTCCCAGTCCGAGCCCCTATACTGAGGCTGGCCGGTCTGTTCTTGCAAAGGACCCCAATTGTCCCGGTAGTCTTGCCATCGCCATCAGTGAAGCGGTGGAAGAAGCGGTGTCTGACAAGACGGGTTCAACCAAGTATGCCCTTGGGTCGGTCCTGAATCATGTCATGCTGCATCAGACCATTATTGGTCAGGAAGTAAAGGCCCAGTTAGCGAAGATTGGCGAACGGACCCCCGATTCGGTCATTGCCTGTGTGGGTGGCGGATCCAATTTTGCAGGCCTTGCTTTCCCCTTTGTAAAGGATAAGATCGAAGGGGCTAATATCGATATTATCGCGGTAGAACCCGCTTCATGTCCGACCCTTACCAAGGGTGTTTTTGCCTATGACCTGGGAGACATGTCCGGGATGACACCGCTCCTTCCCATGCATACCCTGGGCCACGAGTTTATTGCCCCCACGATTCATGCAGGGGGCCTCCGGTACCATGGTATGGCTCCGCTGGTATCCAAAGCGGTCCTCGACGGCCTAGTAGAACCCAGATCGGTTCATCAACTTGAATGCTATGATGCGGCGGTCACCTTCGCCCGAACCGAAGGCATTATCGCAGCTCCCGAATCGAGCCACGCCATCGCCATGGCGATCCGGGAAGCAAAACAGGCCAAGGAAGAAGGAAAGGAAAAGGTTATTGTTTTCGGTCTTTCCGGTCACGGGCTTATGGACTTGGCGGGTTATGAAAAGTACTTTGCTGGACAGTTGCAGGATTATGAATTCTCCGGTGAAGATTTGGAAAATTCTCTGAAATGTATTCAGAGCTTTCCAAAGCCACCCGCTGCCGTTGCACGGTAA
- a CDS encoding DRTGG domain-containing protein has protein sequence MTFLDIIEQLPAHVINKGDDFSGVIIEHVVASDLMSDVLVTDLENAIIVTSLTSEQTIRTADIVGAKGVLLVNDKNPQPTMKKVAEEHGITVLSTPLSMFQACVALGKLLEKGTADA, from the coding sequence ATGACGTTTCTTGATATTATTGAGCAACTTCCTGCTCATGTTATTAATAAAGGCGATGATTTCTCTGGTGTTATAATAGAACATGTGGTGGCGAGCGATCTGATGAGTGATGTGTTGGTAACAGACTTGGAAAATGCCATCATCGTTACTTCTCTAACATCGGAACAAACAATTCGTACAGCTGATATTGTAGGTGCTAAAGGAGTATTGCTTGTTAACGATAAAAACCCACAGCCAACGATGAAAAAAGTAGCCGAAGAACACGGAATCACCGTACTATCTACCCCTCTTTCAATGTTTCAGGCCTGTGTTGCCCTAGGTAAATTATTGGAAAAAGGAACAGCCGATGCATGA
- a CDS encoding CBS domain-containing protein — protein MQDDIPINTFDSPTVILELIYRLKIKDVMTTALITAKRTDTLRHIQGLMRENYITGVPIAEDQRLLGIVSIDDIVTALDKGYIDDIAEKRMTRNVIVLEDDMPLSFAISYLNKYRYGRFPVLNKARELVGIITSKDVIRTLLVEINREVLRLEKNNPPPAADAASVKELQFSTTRYDFEGAGHASTEIKKALKALNLDPKLIRRIAIASYELEINQVVHSYGGTISCSIQGDKVVITALDTGPGIENIELALQEGWSTANEWIRSLGFGAGMGLANTKRVSDEFTIESTLGGPTKVVSVIYLKNTKEQD, from the coding sequence ATGCAGGATGATATTCCCATCAATACCTTCGATTCCCCAACAGTGATTCTAGAACTCATTTATCGGCTCAAAATTAAAGATGTAATGACCACTGCTCTTATTACTGCAAAACGGACTGATACATTACGGCACATACAGGGGTTGATGCGAGAAAACTATATTACCGGTGTACCGATTGCTGAGGATCAGCGGCTTTTGGGTATTGTTTCCATAGATGACATTGTGACAGCCCTCGATAAGGGTTACATAGATGATATAGCCGAAAAGCGTATGACCCGGAATGTTATTGTGCTGGAAGATGATATGCCTCTTTCTTTTGCTATTTCATACCTCAATAAATACCGATATGGCCGCTTTCCGGTTCTCAATAAGGCCAGGGAACTGGTAGGTATTATTACCTCCAAGGATGTTATCCGTACACTTCTTGTGGAAATTAACCGGGAGGTACTACGGCTTGAAAAAAATAATCCGCCCCCAGCTGCGGATGCGGCCTCGGTGAAAGAACTGCAATTTAGTACTACCCGGTATGATTTTGAAGGTGCCGGTCATGCATCTACCGAAATAAAAAAAGCCCTCAAAGCACTTAATCTGGATCCCAAACTTATCCGCCGTATTGCTATAGCAAGTTATGAACTGGAGATTAACCAGGTGGTACACTCCTATGGAGGCACCATTAGCTGTTCAATTCAAGGCGACAAGGTCGTTATTACAGCCTTGGATACCGGCCCGGGTATAGAAAATATAGAGCTTGCCCTGCAGGAAGGCTGGTCCACTGCCAATGAATGGATTCGCTCCTTAGGTTTTGGTGCTGGTATGGGACTTGCCAATACGAAACGGGTCTCCGATGAATTTACGATAGAGTCCACCCTGGGAGGTCCCACAAAGGTGGTTTCGGTTATATACCTTAAAAACACCAAGGAGCAGGATTGA
- a CDS encoding ParB/RepB/Spo0J family partition protein gives MAAKYGLGKGLDALLSGTSADETRPENAPQGEVRIPLEKLKANPNQPRKVFDEESLQELAASIREHGIIQPIIVEETPDGTYIIVAGERRSRAARLAGLREVPAIIRNYSDERRLEVALIENVQRSDLNPVEEAQAYKRLMELTGLSQDEVAARVGKNRSTVANALRLLKLPDDMQHALAAQQMTSGHARAILSVVNPADQRVLFGKIIADAISVREAEKFAQELNGGIRAADKPKRTDKLHEKAPELLAMEQQFIDILGTKVSISGGLKRGSIHIDYYSMEDLDRIYAILASKETQ, from the coding sequence GTGGCCGCTAAATATGGACTCGGTAAGGGTCTTGATGCGCTGCTCTCAGGAACCTCAGCAGATGAAACAAGACCTGAAAACGCACCTCAGGGAGAAGTTCGGATACCCCTCGAAAAGCTGAAAGCCAACCCCAATCAGCCCCGCAAAGTGTTTGATGAAGAATCGCTTCAGGAACTGGCCGCCTCAATCCGGGAACATGGGATCATACAACCAATCATTGTTGAAGAAACCCCTGACGGAACCTATATCATCGTCGCAGGCGAACGACGAAGCCGGGCTGCCCGTTTAGCAGGGCTGCGGGAAGTACCAGCAATTATCCGCAACTACTCTGATGAACGACGACTCGAAGTAGCTCTTATCGAAAATGTTCAGCGATCGGATCTGAACCCCGTTGAGGAAGCCCAAGCCTATAAGCGCCTCATGGAACTGACCGGCCTCTCCCAGGATGAGGTGGCCGCCCGGGTTGGTAAAAACCGTTCTACTGTAGCTAATGCCCTGAGGCTCCTCAAACTTCCTGATGACATGCAGCATGCTTTAGCGGCCCAGCAAATGACGAGTGGCCATGCCCGTGCTATCCTTTCTGTAGTTAACCCAGCTGATCAACGGGTGCTTTTTGGAAAAATTATTGCCGATGCAATTTCAGTACGGGAAGCAGAAAAATTTGCCCAGGAACTTAATGGCGGCATCCGTGCAGCGGATAAACCAAAGAGAACAGATAAACTCCATGAAAAAGCTCCAGAATTACTTGCCATGGAACAACAGTTTATTGATATTCTGGGAACAAAGGTTTCTATTTCAGGGGGACTGAAACGAGGGTCCATACATATTGATTATTATTCAATGGAAGATCTGGATAGGATCTATGCAATATTAGCCAGCAAAGAAACTCAATAA
- a CDS encoding TrmH family RNA methyltransferase: MKKLWALIGPRCIRAGKPGLWVVPMAELDLAWFAELKDRELRKERIIIAEGRLVAERTAAFCDALGILCVPAALEDAEAISRGTIPIQVLSEAEISKLAGYPFHRGLLFAARRPELQPLSEAGTLVASGQRLVVLPQITDPENLGAIIRTAAALGWDGILLGPRSADPYSRRVLRCSMAAVFALPIYTFHGAGELELLASTGWELWAAMLSPDSCSPESLRQVKKLALMLGNERFGLSQEMLNRSCAQVTIPQRRFEVDAVDSLNVAAAAAILLWEGRPGLISG, from the coding sequence ATGAAAAAGCTCTGGGCCTTGATCGGTCCCAGGTGTATCAGGGCTGGAAAGCCTGGTTTATGGGTCGTACCAATGGCTGAGTTGGACCTGGCTTGGTTTGCCGAGCTTAAAGACCGAGAACTCCGTAAGGAAAGGATTATTATTGCTGAAGGTCGGCTCGTGGCTGAACGGACCGCAGCCTTTTGTGATGCCCTGGGAATACTTTGTGTGCCCGCCGCTTTGGAAGATGCAGAGGCCATCAGCCGAGGAACAATTCCCATACAGGTTCTGAGCGAAGCAGAAATCAGCAAGCTTGCGGGCTATCCCTTTCATCGGGGCTTACTGTTTGCGGCCCGGCGGCCTGAGCTACAACCTCTGTCCGAAGCGGGGACGCTGGTTGCTTCAGGGCAGCGACTTGTTGTTTTGCCACAAATTACAGACCCGGAAAATCTGGGGGCCATTATCAGAACCGCTGCGGCTCTTGGATGGGATGGAATCCTGCTGGGCCCTCGTTCTGCCGATCCGTATAGCCGGCGGGTGCTTCGCTGTTCTATGGCTGCGGTGTTTGCATTACCCATCTATACCTTTCATGGTGCCGGTGAATTGGAACTCCTCGCAAGCACGGGATGGGAACTCTGGGCGGCCATGCTCAGTCCAGACTCCTGTAGCCCCGAGTCCCTCCGTCAGGTGAAAAAACTTGCTCTCATGTTGGGTAATGAGCGGTTTGGCTTGTCTCAGGAAATGTTGAACCGGTCTTGTGCACAGGTTACGATTCCACAGAGGCGTTTTGAAGTGGATGCTGTGGACTCCCTTAATGTAGCTGCTGCCGCGGCAATACTCCTCTGGGAAGGCCGGCCAGGGCTTATTTCTGGCTAG
- a CDS encoding gamma carbonic anhydrase family protein produces the protein MVHAIKDLVPKIHQSVFIAWNAEVAGAVSLAKDVSVWFSVTLRADIAPIEIGEGSNIQDGTVIHVDTNMPTIVGKHVTVGHRSILHSCVIGDNALIGMGAIILNGAEIGSESIVGAGALVTQGKKIPSRSLILGAPAKVIRELTAAEIAGIKENAEHYRELARMAKQDYIEE, from the coding sequence ATGGTTCATGCAATTAAGGATTTGGTCCCAAAAATTCATCAATCGGTTTTCATTGCCTGGAATGCGGAAGTTGCCGGTGCGGTTAGTCTCGCCAAAGATGTTTCAGTTTGGTTTTCGGTTACCCTGCGGGCTGATATTGCGCCGATTGAAATTGGGGAGGGGAGCAATATACAGGATGGAACGGTGATTCATGTGGATACCAATATGCCTACTATTGTGGGTAAACATGTAACGGTAGGACATCGGTCGATTCTACACTCCTGTGTGATAGGTGATAATGCCCTCATTGGTATGGGGGCTATCATTCTGAACGGTGCTGAGATAGGTTCTGAATCTATTGTCGGAGCTGGTGCGCTTGTGACTCAGGGAAAAAAAATTCCTTCCCGGTCGCTTATTCTTGGTGCTCCTGCAAAGGTAATACGAGAATTGACCGCTGCAGAGATTGCGGGTATTAAGGAAAATGCAGAACATTATCGGGAACTTGCCCGGATGGCAAAACAGGATTATATAGAAGAGTAA
- a CDS encoding PHP domain-containing protein — protein MLADLHNHSCLSPCGSLDLSPRVLVEEAARRGIKILALTDHNTCANCPSFAKLCVSYNIIPIFGMEATTREEVHVLCLFDTLEKALSLGEYVHTLLPPIPHDPERLGDQVIVNEHDEIEGEIDIYLGSALELGLDEIGPLVEQFGGLVIPAHVDRPAFSMTSQLGFVSAGPWSALECVRLPPTVQTLGYPLITSSDAHYPEHVGRRAFELPLHERECQQALAAGKIDLPLLSAALSRCRKD, from the coding sequence ATGCTGGCAGATCTGCATAACCATTCATGCCTGTCTCCTTGCGGTTCACTGGATTTATCTCCACGGGTTCTTGTCGAAGAGGCGGCTCGTCGGGGGATAAAAATCCTTGCTCTTACCGATCATAACACCTGTGCCAATTGTCCTTCCTTTGCAAAACTTTGCGTGTCCTATAACATCATACCAATCTTTGGAATGGAAGCTACCACCCGTGAAGAGGTGCATGTGCTCTGCCTCTTTGATACCTTAGAAAAGGCTCTATCCTTGGGTGAGTACGTGCATACTCTTTTGCCACCGATTCCTCATGATCCGGAGCGTCTTGGCGACCAGGTTATAGTGAATGAACACGATGAAATAGAAGGGGAAATTGACATATACCTAGGATCTGCACTGGAATTGGGGCTTGATGAAATAGGCCCCCTTGTAGAGCAATTTGGCGGTTTAGTTATACCCGCCCATGTGGATCGGCCTGCTTTTTCCATGACAAGTCAGCTTGGCTTTGTGTCAGCCGGTCCTTGGTCTGCTCTGGAGTGTGTCCGACTGCCACCTACCGTACAAACTCTTGGGTATCCGCTTATCACCAGTTCCGATGCCCATTATCCGGAACATGTGGGGCGCAGAGCCTTTGAACTACCCCTTCATGAGAGAGAATGCCAGCAGGCATTGGCTGCAGGGAAAATTGATCTACCCCTCCTTTCTGCTGCCCTCAGCCGATGCCGGAAGGACTAA
- a CDS encoding AAA family ATPase, translating to MAVLTISRDIGSGGLELARRTAELTNYLIADKSVIEHIMREYGFVNFDKSYESSGSFFSAEEELTERTLSFLDQVIRAIARTNNCIIIGRGGFVPLTGFSDAIHIRVTAPFSVRVDRVMRESNLLSRIDAEQVVLKKDKARRGFLARYYGVRWEDTVPFDMVVNVDIFGIDPLAHLLADTLDQLMSKQVNPPSVQDISVDPILLEVAQKQLAEHYEIEQDL from the coding sequence ATGGCAGTACTTACCATTTCTCGAGACATTGGGTCTGGTGGTCTTGAACTTGCCCGCCGTACTGCAGAGCTGACCAACTACCTCATTGCTGATAAATCCGTTATAGAACACATCATGAGAGAATATGGATTTGTCAATTTTGATAAAAGCTATGAATCATCGGGTAGTTTTTTCAGTGCAGAGGAAGAACTTACCGAACGGACTCTATCTTTTTTGGATCAGGTGATTCGGGCTATTGCAAGGACCAATAACTGTATTATCATTGGCCGTGGGGGCTTTGTCCCATTAACCGGTTTTAGCGATGCAATCCATATCAGGGTAACGGCCCCATTTTCGGTTCGTGTTGATCGCGTCATGAGAGAAAGTAATCTCTTGAGCCGTATCGATGCTGAACAAGTTGTGCTAAAAAAGGATAAGGCCCGCCGAGGCTTCCTTGCCCGATACTACGGGGTACGCTGGGAAGATACTGTTCCCTTCGATATGGTAGTAAATGTAGACATCTTTGGGATCGATCCCCTGGCACATCTGTTGGCTGATACTCTGGATCAATTAATGAGCAAACAGGTTAATCCTCCTTCGGTTCAAGATATTTCGGTCGATCCAATCCTTCTCGAAGTGGCTCAAAAGCAACTCGCTGAACATTATGAGATAGAACAGGATCTATAA